In Eubalaena glacialis isolate mEubGla1 chromosome 3, mEubGla1.1.hap2.+ XY, whole genome shotgun sequence, the following are encoded in one genomic region:
- the EPHA8 gene encoding ephrin type-A receptor 8, protein MAPARSRLPPALWVVTAAAAAATCVSAARGEVNLLDTSTIHGDWGWLTYPAHGWDSINEVDESFRPIHTYQVCNVMSPNQNNWLRTSWVPRDGARRVYAEIKFTLRDCNSMPGVLGTCKETFNLYYLESDRDLGASTQESQFLKIDTIAADESFTGADLGVRRLKLNTEVRGVGPLSKRGFYLAFQDIGACLAILSLRIYYKKCPTMVRNLAAFSEAVTGADSSSLVEVRGQCVRHSEERDTPKMYCSAEGEWLVPIGKCVCSAGYEERRDACVACELGFYKSAPGDQLCARCPPHSHSAAPAAQACRCDLSYFRAALDPPSAACTRPPSAPVNLISSVNGTSVTLEWAPPLDRGGRSDITYNAVCRRCPWALGHCETCGSSTRFVPQQTSLVQASLLVANLLAHMNYSFWIEAVNGVSDLSPEPRRAAVVNITTNQAAPSQVVVIRQERAGQTSVSLLWQEPEQPNGIILEYEIKYYEKDKEMQSYSTLKAVTTRATVSGLKPGTRYVFQVRARTSAGCGRFSQAMEVETGKPRPRHDTRTIVWICLTLVAGLVVLLLLLICKKRHCGYSKAFQHSDEEKMHYQNGQAPPPVFLPLHHPPGKIPEPQFYAEPHTYEEPGRAGRGFTREIEASRIHIEKIIGSGESGEVCYGRLQVPGQRDMPVAIKALKAGYTERQRRDFLSEASIMGQFDHPNIIRLEGVVTRGQLAMIVTEYMENGSLDTFLRTHDGQFTIMQLVGMLRGVGAGMRYLSDLGYIHRDLAARNVLVDGNLVCKVSDFGLSRVLEDDPDAAYTTTGGKIPIRWTAPEAIAFRTFSSASDVWSFGVVMWEVLAYGERPYWNMTNRDVISSVEEGYRLPAPMGCPRALHQLMLDCWHKDRAQRPRFSQIVSVLDTLIRSPEGLRATATVNRCPPPAFARSCFDLRGGGGGGGGLTVGDWLDSIRMGRYRDHFAAGGYSSLGMVLRMNAQDVRALGITLMGHQKKILGSIQTMRAQLPSTQGPHRHL, encoded by the exons ATGGCCCCCGCTCGGAGCCGCCTGCCCCCGGCGCTCTGGGTCGTCACGGCCGCGGCGGCGGCAGCCACCTGCGTGTCCGCGGCGCGCGGCGAAG TGAATTTGCTGGACACGTCGACCATCCATGGGGACTGGGGCTGGCTCACGTATCCCGCTCACGGG TGGGACTCCATCAACGAGGTGGACGAGTCCTTCCGGCCCATCCACACATACCAGGTGTGCAACGTCATGAGCCCCAACCAGAACAACTGGCTGCGCACCAGCTGGGTGCCCCGCGACGGCGCCCGGCGCGTCTACGCCGAGATCAAGTTCACCCTGCGGGACTGCAACAGCATGCCCGGCGTGCTGGGCACCTGCAAGGAGACCTTCAACCTCTACTACCTGGAGTCGGACCGTGACCTGGGCGCCAGCACACAGGAGAGCCAGTTCCTCAAAATCGATACCATCGCGGCCGACGAGAGCTTCACCGGGGCCGACCTGGGTGTGCGGCGCCTCAAGCTCAACACGGAGGTGCGAGGTGTGGGCCCCCTCAGCAAGCGTGGCTTCTACCTGGCCTTCCAGGACATCGGTGCCTGCCTTGCCATCCTGTCTCTCCGCATCTACTACAAGAAGTGCCCCACCATGGTGCGCAACCTGGCCGCCTTCTCGGAGGCGGTGACGGGGGCCGACTCATCCTCGCTGGTGGAGGTGCGGGGCCAGTGCGTGCGGCACTCCGAGGAGCGGGACACGCCCAAAATGTACTGCAGCGCCGAGGGCGAGTGGCTGGTGCCCATTGGCAAGTGCGTGTGCAGCGCGGGCTACGAGGAGCGGCGGGATGCCTGTGTGG CCTGTGAGCTGGGCTTCTACAAGTCGGCACCCGGGGACCAGCTCTGCGCCCGCTGCCCTCCCCACAGCCACTCTGCAGCCCCTGCCGCGCAGGCCTGCCGCTGCGACCTCAGCTACTTCCGTGCAGCCCTGGACCCACCGTCTGCAGCCTGCACCC GCCCCCCCTCGGCACCAGTGAATCTGATCTCCAGCGTGAATGGGACTTCTGTGACCCTGGAGTGGGCCCCTCCACTGGACCGGGGCGGCCGCAGTGACATCACCTACAATGCCGTGTGCCGCCGCTGCCCCTGGGCCTTGGGCCACTGCGAGACGTGCGGGAGCAGCACCCGCTTCGTGCCCCAGCAGACCAGCCTGGTGCAGGCCAGCCTGCTGGTGGCCAACCTACTGGCCCACATGAACTACTCCTTCTGGATCGAGGCCGTCAACGGTGTGTCCGACCTGAGCCCAGAGCCCCGCCGGGCTGCCGTCGTCAACATCACCACAAACCAGGCAG ccccgtcCCAGGTGGTGGTGATCCGCCAGGAGCGGGCGGGGCAGACCAGCGTCTCACTGCTGTGGCAGGAGCCAGAGCAGCCCAATGGCATCATCCTGGAGTACGAGATCAAGTACTACGAGAAG GACAAGGAGATGCAGAGCTACTCCACCCTCAAGGCTGTCACCACCAGGGCCACCGTCTCGGGCCTCAAGCCGGGCACCCGCTACGTGTTCCAGGTCCGAGCCCGCACCTCGGCTGGCTGCGGCCGCTTCAGCCAGGCCATGGAGGTGGAGACCGGGAAACCCC GTCCCCGCCACGACACCCGGACCATCGTCTGGATCTGCCTGACCCTCGTCGCTGGCCTGGTCGTGCTCCTACTCCTGCTCATCTGCAAGAAGAG GCACTGCGGCTACAGCAAGGCCTTCCAGCACTCGGACGAGGAGAAGATGCACTATCAGAACGGGCAGG CACCTCCACCCGTCTTCCTGCCCCTGCACCACCCTCCGGGGAAGATCCCAGAGCCCCAGTTCTATGCAGAGCCCCACACCTACGAGGAGCCGGGCCGGGCGGGCCGCGGTTTCACCCGCGAGATCGAAGCCTCTAGAATCCACATCGAGAAGATCATCGGCTCCG GAGAGTCCGGGGAAGTCTGCTACGGGCGTCTGCAGGTGCCGGGGCAGCGGGACATGCCCGTGGCCATCAAGGCCCTCAAAGCCGGCTACACGGAGAGACAGCGGCGGGACTTTCTGAGTGAGGCATCCATCATGGGTCAGTTTGACCACCCCAATATCATCCGCCTTGAAGGTGTCGTCACCCGTG GCCAGCTGGCAATGATCGTGACCGAGTACATGGAGAACGGCTCTCTGGACACCTTCCTGAGG ACTCACGATGGGCAGTTCACCATCATGCAGCTGGTGGGCATGCTCAGAGGAGTGGGCGCCGGCATGCGCTACCTCTCGGACCTGGGCTACATCCACCGCGACCTGGCTGCCCGCAACGTCCTGGTCGATGGCAACCTGGTCTGCAAGGTGTCTGACTTCGGGCTCTCGCGGGTGCTGGAGGACGACCCCGACGCCGCCTACACCACCACG GGAGGGAAGATCCCTATCCGCTGGACGGCCCCAGAGGCCATCGCCTTCCGGACCTTCTCCTCGGCCAGCGACGTGTGGAGTTTTGGGGTGGTCATGTGGGAGGTGCTTGCCTACGGGGAGCGGCCCTACTGGAACATGACCAACCGGGAC GTCATCAGCTCCGTGGAGGAGGGGTACCGCCTGCCCGCGCCCATGGGCTGCCCCCGCGCCCTGCACCAGCTCATGCTTGACTGCTGGCACAAGGACCGGGCCCAGCGGCCTCGCTTCTCCCAGATCGTCAGCGTCCTGGACACGCTGATCCGCAGCCCTGAGGGTCTCAGGGCCACGGCCACTGTCAACAG GTGCCCGCCCCCCGCCTTTGCCCGGAGCTGCTTTGACCtccgcgggggcgggggtggcggcGGGGGCCTCACCGTGGGGGATTGGCTGGACTCCATCCGCATGGGCCGCTACCGGGACCACTTCGCTGCTGGGGGTTACTCCTCTCTGGGCATGGTGCTACGTATGAATGCTCA GGATGTGCGTGCCCTGGGCATCACCCTCATGGGCCACCAGAAGAAGATCCTGGGCAGCATCCAGACCATGAGGGCCCAGCTGCCCAGCACCCAGGGGCCCCACCGGCACCTCTGA